One genomic segment of Catalinimonas alkaloidigena includes these proteins:
- a CDS encoding SusC/RagA family TonB-linked outer membrane protein, with translation MIIILVPFAFVTSQAAEAVDAKGFRSLQRSGEQNIRVSGKVVSDDDREGMPGVNVIVKETSIGTVTNIDGDFSIEVSGQDAILVFSSVGYITQEIIVGNQTEINVTLASDVRALDELVVVGYGTQKKRDITGSISSVSGEELNETISSNFVQALQGRTAGVFVNSNSGQPGGGVSVRIRGIGGLNNSEPLYVVDGVQMSGGGSDYYNPLASINPNDIESIEVLKDASSAAIYGARAANGVVLITTKRGKSGKPRLNYSGSFGVQNLTNPNHFDLLNAREFATVVNQTVVGDGGVPIFGANTEQYPLELFPAPDALGVGTDWMDEVFVDNASIQDHQFSISGGNEAHKYFLSLNYFDQDGTMLGTKFKRYSIRLNTDNNLTDNIIVGNSLLISHNNSNTLQAVRNGVGGILYNTLVAPPTIPVYNEDGSFAGPPTSFYQPRRTPVASILDPTREARRTELIGNVYGQVNFLKDFSFKTSFSLNMGSDKNEQYTPTYDEGINSSSITSLSSSNSTSSTWIYSNVLSYNKDIKEHHISAMAGMESQEHQSDFLQGTARYTDDAIKVVSSEGSEVATVDQSKSASSLLSYFGRVAYNYAAKYYIEGNIRRDGSSKFGRNSRWGVFPSVSGAYRISNEDFFPDNAVVNGLKLRVSYGKVGSDRIGDFRYIAGLRNVFYAFGNTNGSFANGLAIDELGNPDLKWETSEQINYGIDAEFFDSKLLLTAEYYETNVSDMLLGLPIPAITGISASVGEITLGEIISNAGSLTNKGFELEVEYRNHVGDFNYSVGGNLTTFNNKVTDIGRNEQIWGMSIDGNNVSRTVVGGSLGEFYGYVVEGIFQTQEEVDAANALGEEDMPYQDPNTAPGDFRYKDLDGDNVITAADRDVIGSPIPDFTYGLNMNLAYKNFDLSLLLTGSQGNEIYNANRRNLEASGQTNFNKSKTVLDAWSGPNTSNTIPRRIASDPNLNKRVSSVFVEDGSYMTLRNVQINYHLPMELISRISLSDAMVYLSGQRLFTFTKYSGFDPIVGNNGGSNLNAGIDNDLYPQAKSVHLGLQISF, from the coding sequence ATGATCATAATCTTAGTCCCTTTCGCCTTTGTCACCAGCCAAGCCGCTGAAGCAGTTGACGCCAAGGGGTTCAGGTCTTTGCAACGCTCGGGTGAACAAAATATCAGGGTGAGTGGTAAGGTGGTTTCAGATGATGATCGGGAAGGGATGCCTGGAGTCAATGTGATTGTAAAGGAAACTTCTATAGGAACTGTAACCAACATAGATGGTGACTTTAGCATTGAAGTGTCTGGCCAGGATGCCATTTTAGTATTTAGCTCTGTAGGCTATATCACCCAGGAAATTATTGTTGGCAATCAAACAGAAATTAATGTCACCTTAGCATCCGATGTCAGAGCCCTTGACGAACTGGTAGTAGTGGGATATGGCACCCAGAAAAAACGTGATATCACCGGTTCAATCAGCTCTGTATCGGGAGAAGAATTGAATGAAACTATCTCGAGCAACTTCGTTCAGGCATTACAGGGAAGAACGGCCGGAGTATTTGTCAATTCTAATTCAGGACAGCCCGGTGGAGGTGTTTCCGTACGCATACGAGGCATTGGAGGACTTAACAACAGTGAACCTCTTTATGTGGTGGATGGCGTTCAGATGAGTGGAGGGGGATCTGATTATTATAATCCTCTGGCCAGTATCAACCCAAACGATATTGAGTCAATTGAAGTACTCAAAGATGCTTCCTCTGCCGCCATTTATGGAGCAAGGGCCGCCAATGGCGTAGTACTGATAACTACTAAAAGAGGAAAGTCAGGGAAACCAAGATTAAATTATTCGGGCTCTTTTGGTGTACAAAATTTAACCAACCCTAATCACTTTGATCTTCTGAATGCCAGAGAGTTCGCTACTGTAGTTAATCAAACGGTAGTAGGGGATGGCGGAGTACCTATTTTCGGAGCCAATACTGAGCAGTATCCTTTGGAACTGTTTCCTGCCCCTGATGCGCTGGGAGTAGGCACAGACTGGATGGATGAAGTATTCGTAGATAATGCCTCTATACAGGACCATCAGTTTTCTATATCAGGAGGAAATGAGGCACATAAGTATTTTCTGTCTCTTAACTATTTTGATCAGGATGGAACCATGCTTGGAACTAAATTTAAACGTTATTCTATTCGCTTAAATACGGATAATAACTTAACTGATAATATCATAGTAGGTAATAGCCTTCTCATTAGCCATAACAATAGTAATACCCTTCAGGCAGTGAGAAATGGCGTAGGCGGCATTCTTTATAATACTTTGGTAGCCCCTCCCACCATTCCTGTATACAATGAGGATGGTAGCTTTGCCGGTCCTCCTACATCTTTTTATCAGCCCCGCAGAACCCCCGTAGCAAGTATACTGGACCCTACACGTGAAGCCAGGCGAACTGAGCTCATAGGGAATGTGTATGGTCAGGTGAATTTTCTGAAAGATTTTTCTTTCAAAACAAGCTTTTCGCTTAATATGGGTAGCGACAAAAATGAGCAGTACACACCAACTTATGATGAAGGCATCAATTCCAGTTCCATCACAAGTCTCAGCTCCAGTAACTCTACCAGCAGTACCTGGATATACAGCAATGTCCTCTCATACAACAAAGACATAAAAGAGCATCATATATCAGCCATGGCAGGTATGGAGTCCCAGGAACATCAATCGGATTTCTTACAGGGTACCGCTCGTTATACCGACGATGCCATAAAAGTAGTTTCGTCAGAGGGATCTGAAGTAGCTACAGTGGATCAGTCCAAAAGCGCTTCTTCCTTACTTTCCTACTTCGGTAGAGTAGCATACAACTATGCAGCTAAGTATTACATTGAAGGTAATATACGGAGAGATGGTTCTTCTAAATTTGGTCGCAACTCTCGCTGGGGCGTATTTCCTTCTGTTTCTGGAGCCTACAGAATTTCCAACGAAGATTTTTTTCCTGATAATGCTGTGGTAAACGGCCTCAAACTACGCGTAAGTTATGGTAAGGTAGGCAGTGATCGTATTGGTGATTTCAGATATATTGCCGGGCTCCGCAATGTGTTTTATGCTTTCGGTAATACCAATGGATCGTTCGCCAATGGTCTGGCCATAGACGAACTGGGCAATCCGGATTTGAAGTGGGAAACATCAGAACAAATTAACTATGGAATAGATGCTGAGTTTTTCGACAGCAAACTATTGCTTACTGCTGAATATTATGAAACCAATGTATCGGATATGCTATTAGGACTTCCTATTCCGGCTATAACTGGTATCAGTGCGAGCGTGGGTGAAATCACCTTGGGAGAAATTATCTCTAATGCTGGTTCTCTTACCAATAAAGGATTTGAATTAGAAGTAGAATACCGGAACCATGTAGGTGATTTCAATTATTCTGTTGGCGGTAACCTTACAACTTTTAACAATAAGGTAACTGACATTGGGCGGAATGAGCAAATCTGGGGAATGAGCATTGATGGCAACAATGTATCCAGAACAGTAGTAGGTGGCAGCCTGGGAGAATTTTACGGCTATGTGGTAGAAGGTATTTTCCAGACCCAGGAAGAAGTAGATGCCGCGAATGCACTGGGAGAAGAAGATATGCCCTATCAGGACCCCAACACTGCGCCTGGTGATTTTAGGTACAAAGACCTGGATGGAGACAATGTCATTACCGCTGCCGACCGCGACGTGATAGGAAGTCCTATTCCTGATTTCACCTACGGATTGAATATGAATCTGGCATACAAAAACTTTGATTTGTCATTGCTCCTGACCGGAAGCCAGGGTAATGAAATTTATAATGCTAACCGCAGAAACCTGGAAGCTTCCGGGCAGACTAATTTCAACAAATCAAAAACGGTGCTGGATGCATGGTCTGGACCCAACACCAGCAATACTATACCTCGCAGAATCGCTAGTGACCCTAACCTCAATAAGAGAGTTTCAAGTGTTTTTGTAGAAGATGGTTCTTACATGACTCTCCGCAATGTTCAGATCAACTACCATTTGCCTATGGAATTGATTTCCAGAATTAGCTTGTCAGATGCCATGGTATACCTGTCTGGACAAAGGCTATTCACCTTTACCAAATACAGTGGTTTTGATCCCATCGTCGGAAACAATGGAGGAAGTAACCTGAATGCAGGCATTGACAACGATTTGTACCCACAGGCCAAGTCTGTTCACCTAGGATTGCAAATCAGTTTTTAA